The Betta splendens chromosome 4, fBetSpl5.4, whole genome shotgun sequence genome contains a region encoding:
- the LOC114854025 gene encoding retinal-specific phospholipid-transporting ATPase ABCA4-like isoform X4 → MGAGRQVKLLLWKNWTIRRRQRVRFFVEIMWPVMLFMGLVWLRRVNPLYRQHECHFPNKAMPSTGILPWIQGIFCNANNPCFQHPTPGESPGVVSNYNNSILARFYSDAQELLFSEPQLLQLSRLWRELNAMSDFMDTLRTHPEQVSGRGVKVESILKDDETLTSFLLRDIPLTESVVYQLVNAQIRPEQFAHGVPELHLKDVACNVNLLERFLIFPSHRGLYAVRSAMCPLTPQWLQVIEDRFYANVDFFKLFRLLPLVLDSRSQGFDIQLWVRVASAASDKLRELLQRNSSRELLQVMTPLFQRDPSIGQAVAAASGLACGYAEGAFSRVTSFNWYEDNNYKAFLGISGGRAPSQYTYDNSTTPFCNDLMRDLESNAVTRVVWNSVKPLLMGSILYAPDSPAVRQIIRNANTTFEELGRLRTMGKAWEEVAPQIWAFFQDGLQVKMIRDTIQNPSVMDFIDRSLEEAPFSSKHILNFLHNGPPEDRPDGMPSFDWRDIFNLTDRAIRMLNQYGDCVILDKFVPLPDEDAVTHRALSLLEDSKFWAGLVFLNMHSWTNSVPPHVKFKIRMDIDAVERTNKVKDRYWDPGPRADPMDDLRYVWGGFAYLQDIIEHGIIKTQTGKEWPLGVYLQQMPYPCYVDDLFMLTLNRCFPIFMVLAWVYSVSMTVKSIVLEKELRLKETLKVMGVTNGVIWSTWFIDSFIMMGTSTVLLTIITMGGRVLNYSDPVLLFLFLLTFTTATIMQCFLLSVFFNQANLAAACCGIVYFALYLPHIFCFAWQDRITKDMKILVSLLSQVAFGFGTEYLSRYEEQGLGLQWDNIQTSPLEGDEFSFLTSICMMGLDTVLYAVLAWYLDNVFPGQYGIGRPFYFPLLPCYWLNTVAPASSDGKLELNKKGFDNLANTEQGVQKKAENRENQGKSTSCEHPDQAEAEGEETQENHGAGFFEAEPAGLVKGVCIQNLVKAFGSRRPPAVDGLSISFYESQITAFLGHNGAGKTTTMSILTGMLRPTSGTATIYGKDIRADMDSIRLSLGMCPQHNILFHNMTVAEHILFYALLKGCPSAAAEEEVENMLQDLGLPHKRHELTQNLSGGMQRKLSVAVAFVGGAKVVILDEPTSGVDPYSRRSIWDLLLKYRAGRTVIMSTHHMDEADLLSDRVAIISQGRLHCCGSPIFLKNCFGAGFYLTLVRRMKHDAPKTSRTCTKDCSCKCSKCSKFKANQEESQASDRQMDGNVDRITALVQHHVPQARLTEAIGQELTYLLPSRDFQPRAYASLFRELEETLVDIGLSSFGVSDTSLEEIFLKVTADGNAASSKCTKDMESLKPVSSRLCGFSRGTVDAEPLKEAEAEAAAHANGHGPSTGGDGASGRGSYQVRGPRLAFKQFTALLIKRLRHTTRSYKDFLAEIVLPASFVFLALTFALVVPPFGEYPSLALTPWMYGRQYTFFSNERPADAEMSHLGTVLLDKPGFGTRCMVDEPLEEFPCNNITTEWEVPPLSRALQDTPAGPRRTPLGPSPDCQCSAASRLTMLPVCREGAGGPPPPQRIQSTGDVLMDLTGRNISDYLVKTYPSLIRTSLKSKYWVNEQRYGGISVGGRLPVLGLQPDAVRAAAAQLGRLLNVTGGRHSEQTLRDVGALLRFAETPDNVKVWYNNKGWHAMVAFMNVANNGILRAHLPRGADLDRYGITAINHPLNLSREQLSEVTVLTTSVDAAVSICVIFAMSFVPASFVLYLIQERVTQARHLQFVSGVSPLLYWVTCFLWDMVNYSLSAALVLEIFKFFDKKCYTSPTNLQPFVALLMLYGWSVTPMMYPMSCLFSVPSTAYVSLSCINLFIGLNSSAVTFILDLFERTTALYRFNQVLKAVLLVFPHYCLGRGLIDMAMNQALTDVYSRFGEDYSPDPYDWDFIGKNLFCMTVEGFVYFILNIFFQYGFFLDHWMSDSPKSSVLDDDVDVAEERERICQSEKPTDILHIRDLSKTYRGTIIPAVDRICVGVSPGECFGLLGVNGAGKTTTFKMLTGDICVTSGDASVAGYSILTNILDVHQNMGYCPQFDAIDELLTGREHLQLYARLRGVPESEISRVAEWAIQKLGLSEYAGRSAGTYSGGNRRKLSTAIAMIGCPALVLLDEPTTGMDPLSRRFLWNSIMSAIQDRRAVVLTSHSMEECEALCTRLAIMVNGSFKCLGTIQHLKYKFGDGYVVTMKIRSSEPGCSPDLNPAEAFMESTFPDCIQREKHYNTLQYKISSSSLARIFQMVLANKDKLNIEDYSVSQTTLDQVFVNFAKQQSREDEAIVLHPKAAGAQRYINAAPTKPVTQ, encoded by the exons ATGGGGGCAGGaagacaggtcaaactcctgctGTGGAAGAACTGGACCATCCGCAGGAGGCAGAGG GTGCGTTTCTTCGTGGAGATCATGTGGCCTGTGATGCTGTTCATGGGGCTGGTGTGGCTGAGACGGGTGAATCCACTCTACCGCCAACACGAAT GTCACTTCCCCAACAAGGCCATGCCATCCACGGGCATCCTGCCTTGGATCCAGGGAATCTTCTGCAATGCCAACAACCCTTGTTTCCAGCACCCTACCCCTGGGGAATCTCCCGGCGTGGTGTCCAACTACAACAACTCAAT ATTGGCTCGGTTCTACTCGGATGCACAGGAGCTCCTCTTTAGTGAGCCGCAGCTTCTGCAGCTTAGCCGGCTCTGGAGGGAACTGAATGCCATGAGTGATTTCATGGACACGCTGCGCACCCACCCTGAACAGGTCTCAG GCCGAGGAGTAAAAGTGGAGAGCATCCTGAAGGACGATGAGACTCTGACGTCGTTCCTGCTCAGAGACATTCCTTTGACAGAATCTGTGGTGTATCAGCTAGTCAATGCTCAGATCAGGCCCGAACAG TTTGCCCACGGGGTCCCTGAGCTGCACCTGAAAGACGTAGCCTGCAACGTGAACCTGCTGGAGCGCTTCCTGATCTTTCCCAGCCACAGAGGCCTCTATGCCGTCCGCAGCGCCATGTGTCCCCTCACACCACAGTGGCTGCAGGTCATCGAGGACAGGTTCTACGCCAATGTTGACTTTTTCAAGCTCTTCCGCTTG cttcctCTCGTCCTGGACAGTCGCTCTCAAGGCTTCGACATCCAGCTGTGGGTGCGGGTCGCCTCCGCTGCCTCAGACAAGCTGCGAGAG ctgctgcagaggaacagcTCCAGGGAGCTCCTCCAGGTCATGACTCCTCTCTTCCAACGCGACCCGTCCATCGGGCAGGCGGTGGCCGCCGCCTCCGGCCTGGCGTGTGGCTACGCGGAGGGCGCCTTCTCCCGGGTCACGTCCTTCAACTGGTACGAGGACAATAACTACAAAGCCTTCCTGGGCATCAGCGGCGGCCGGGCTCCCAGCCAGTACACGTACGACAACAGCACCA ctcctttctGTAACGATCTGATGAGGGACCTGGAGTCCAACGCTGTCACTCGGGTGGTTTGGAACTCCGTGAAGCCCCTGCTGATGGGTTCCATCCTCTACGCCCCCGACTCACCCGCTGTCAGACAGATCATACGAAAC GCCAACACTACCTTTGAAGAGCTGGGGCGCCTGAGGACCATGGGGAAGGCCTGGGAGGAGGTGGCTCCACAGATCTGGGCTTTTTTCCAGGACGGACTTCAAGTCAAGATGATTCGG GACACCATTCAAAACCCATCGGTGATGGATTTCATCGACAGGAGTCTGGAGGAGGCGCCGTTCTCTTCCAAACATATCCTCAACTTCCTGCACAACGGCCCACCGGAGGACCGGCCCGACGGCATGCCCAGCTTCGACTGGCGGGACATCTTCAACCTCACGGACAGGGCCATCCGGATGCTCAACCAGTATGGGGAT TGTGTCATCCTGGATAAGTTTGTGCCTCTACCTGACGAGGACGCTGTCACCCATCGGGCCTTGAGCCTGTTGGAGGACAGCAAGTTCTGGGCAGGCCTCGTCTTCCTGAATATGCACTCCTGGACCAACAGCGTCCCACCTCATGTCAAGTTCAAGATCCGGATGGATATTGATGCAGTGGAGCGAACGAATAAGGTCAAAGACAG atacTGGGACCCTGGCCCCAGAGCAGATCCCATGGATGACCTCCGCTACGTCTGGGGCGGCTTTGCTTACCTCCAGGACATAATTGAGCATGGGATTATTAAGACCCAGACAGGAAAAGAGTGGCCGCTGGGCGTCTACCTTCAGCAGATGCCTTACCCCTGTTATGTGGATGACCT CTTCATGCTGACTCTGAATCGCTGTTTCCCCATCTTCATGGTGCTGGCCTGGGTCTACTCTGTGTCCATGACAGTGAAGAGCATCGTTCTGGAGAAGGAGCTTCGACTGAAGGAGACCCTCAAGGTCATGGGGGTCACCAACGGCGTCATCTGGTCCACCTGGTTTATCGACAGCTTCATCATGATGGGCACCAGCACTGTTCTCCTCACCATCATTACCATG GGAGGGAGGGTCCTCAACTACAGCGACCcagtcctcctcttcctcttcctgctcaccTTCACCACGGCGACCATCATGCAATGCTTCCTCCTCAGCGTCTTCTTCAACCAGGCCAACCTGGCCGCAGCCTGCTGTGGCATCGTGTACTTTGCCCTTTACCTCCCGCACATCTTCTGCTTCGCCTGGCAAGACCGCATCACCAAGGACATGAAGATCCTCGTG AGTCTGCTGTCCCAGGTGGCCTTTGGCTTCGGCACAGAGTACCTGTCTCGATATGAAGAACAGGGTCTGGGTCTGCAGTGGGACAACATCCAGACCAGCCCTTTAGAGGGAGACGAGTTCTCCTTCCTCACTTCAATCTGCATGATGGGCCTGGACACAGTGCTCTATGCCGTTCTGGCCTGGTACCTGGACAATGTCTTCCCAG GACAGTATGGAATCGGCCGCCCCTTTTATTTCCCCCTCCTGCCCTGTTACTGGCTCAACACTGTGGCCCCAGCTTCAA GCGACGGCAAACTGGAGCTGAATAAAAAGGGCTTTGACAACCTGGCAAACACTGAGCAAGGAGtgcagaaaaaagcagagaacagggAAAACCAGGGCAAGAGCACGTCGTGCGAGCACCCAGATCAGGCTGAGGCCGAGGGCGAGGAGACGCAGGAGAACCACG GTGCGGGTTTCTTCGAGGCGGAGCCGGCGGGTCTGGTGAAAGGCGTCTGTATCCAGAACCTGGTCAAGGCGTTCGGCAGCCGCCGCCCACCGGCCGTGGACGgcctcagcatcagcttctACGAAAGCCAGATCACCGCCTTCCTGGGCCACAACGGGGCCGGGAAGACCACCACCAT GTCCATCCTGACGGGGATGTTGCGTCCGACGTCGGGAACCGCCACCATTTATGGCAAGGACATCCGCGCAGACATGGACTCCATCCGCCTTTCTCTGGGAATGTGCCCCCAACACAACATCCTTTTTCATAA CATGACGGTGGCCGAGCATATCCTGTTCTACGCGCTGCTGAAAGGCTGCCCGAGCGCCGCggccgaggaggaggtggagaacatgCTTCAGGACCTGGGTCTGCCCCACAAGAGACACGAGCTCACGCAGAATCTCTCCG GCGGCATGCAGCGGAAGCTGTCCGTCGCTGTGGCGTTCGTCGGCGGGGCGAAGGTGGTGATCCTGGACGAACCCACGTCGGGGGTGGACCCCTACTCCAGACGCTCCATCTGGGACCTGCTGCTGAAGTATCGCGCAG GGCGCACGGTCATCATGTCCACCCACCACATGGACGAGGCCGACCTGCTGAGCGACCGGGTGGCCATCATCTCCCAGGGCCGCCTCCACTGCTGCGGCTCCCCCATCTTCCTCAAGAACTGCTTCGGAGCCGGCTTCTACCTCACTCTCGTGCGGCGGATGAAACACGACGCTCCCAAG ACCAGCCGCACCTGCACCAAAGACTGCTCCTGCAAGTGCTCCAAATGCTCCAAGTTTAAAGCGAACCAGGAGGAGAGTCAGGCTTCGGATCGACAGATGGACG GCAACGTGGACCGCATCACAGCCCTGGTGCAGCATCACGTGCCACAGGCCCGTCTGACCGAGGCCATCGGCCAGGAGCTGACCTACCTGCTCCCCAGCCGGGACTTCCAGCCCCGGGCCTACGCCAGCCTCttcagggagctggaggagacgctCGTGGACATCGGCCTCAGCAGCTTCGGCGTCTCCGACACGTCGCTCGAAGAG ATTTTCCTGAAGGTCACGGCTGACGGCAACGCGGCCAGCAGCAAGTGCACGAAAG ACATGGAATCTTTGAAGCCGGTTTCATCTCGTCTCTGCGGGTTCAGCAGAGGGACTGTTGACGCGGAGCCACTGAAAG aggcggaggcggaggcggcggcgcacgCCAACGGCCACGGCCCGAGCACCGGTGGGGACGGCGCCTCAGGCCGCGGGTCGTACCAGGTCAGAGGCCCGCGTCTGGCCTTTAAGCAGTTCACCGCTCTCCTCATCAAGAGGCTGCGTCACACCACGCGCTCCTACAAGGACTTCCTGGCCGAG ATCGTGCTGCCGGCCAGTTTTGTCTTCCTGGCGCTGACGTTCGCTCTGGTGGTTCCACCGTTTGGAGAGTATCCGAGTCTGGCCCTGACTCCCTGGATGTACGGCCGACAGTACACGTTCTTCAG CAACGAGCGCCCTGCGGATGCTGAAATGAGCCACCTCGGGACGGTGCTGCTGGACAAGCCCGGCTTCGGGACGCGCTGCATGGTGGACGAGCCCCTGGA AGAATTCCCCTGCAACAACATCACCACGGAGTGGGAGGTGCCGCCGCTGAGCCGCGCGCTGCAGGACACGCCGGCCGGGCCACGGCGGACCCCCCTCGGACCCTCCCCCGACTGCCAGTGCAGCGCGGCGAGCAGGCTCACCATGCTGCCCGTGTGCCGCGAGGGAGCGGGAGGTCCGCCGCCCCCGCAG AGGATCCAGTCCACGGGCGACGTTCTCATGGACCTCACGGGCAGGAACATCTCTGACTACTTGGTGAAGACCTACCCGAGCCTCATCAGAACCAG CTTGAAGAGCAAATACTGGGTGAACGAACAAAG ATACGGAGGGATATCAGTGGGAGGACGGCTCCCGGTTCTGGGGCTGCAGCCGGACGCCGTCCGCGCCGCAGCGGCACAACTGGGGCGACTGCTCAACGTGACCGGG GGCAGACACTCCGAGCAGACGCTGAGGGACGTGGGGGCGCTCCTCAGGTTCGCGGAGACGCCGGACAACGTCAAG gtgtggtACAACAACAAGGGCTGGCACGCGATGGTGGCCTTCATGAACGTGGCCAACAACGGGATCCTGCGCGCTCACCTGCCCAGAGGCGCCGACCTGGACCGCTACGGCATCACCGCCATCAACCACCCCCTGAACCtcagcagggaacagctgtcgGAGGTCACAGT TTTGACCACCTCCGTGGACGCGGCCGTGTCCATCTGCGTCATCTTCGCCATGTCCTTCGTCCCGGCCAGCTTCGTCCTCTACCTCATCCAGGAGAGGGTGACCCAGGCCAGACACCTGCAGTTCGTCAGTGGCGTCAGCCCGCTGCTGTACTGGGTGACCTGCTTCCTCTGGGACATG GTGAACTACTCCCTCAGTGCAGCACTGGTGTTGGAGATATTCAAGTTCTTTGACAAGAAGTGCTACACGTCGCCAACCAACCTCCAGCCGTTTGTCGCCCTGCTGATGCTTTATGG CTGGTCTGTGACACCCATGATGTACCCCATGTCCTGCCTGTTCAGCGTCCCCAGCACCGCCTACGTGTCCCTGTCGTGCATCAACCTCTTCATCGGCCTCAACAGCAGCGCCGTCACCTTCATCCTGGATCTGTTCGAGAGAACGACG GCGCTGTACAGATTCAACCAGGTGTTAAAGGCCGTGCTGCTCGTCTTCCCTCATTACTGCCTGGGCCGAGGTCTCATAGACATGGCCATGAACCAGGCCCTGACGGACGTCTACTCCCGCTTTG GTGAGGATTATAGCCCAGATCCCTATGACTGGGACTTTATTGGGAAGAACCTGTTCTGCATGACGGTTGAGGGGTTTGTCTATTTCATCCTTAACATTTTCTTCCAGTACGGCTTCTTCCTGGATCACTG GATGTCGGATTCTCCAAAGTCTTCTGTTTTGGATGACGATGTAGACGTCGCCGAAGAAAGGGAGCGAATCTGTCAGAGTGAAAAACCAACAGACATTTTACACATCAGAGACCTGTCCAAG ACGTACAGAGGGACCATCATCCCTGCAGTGGACCGCATCTGCGTTGGAGTTTCACCTGGAGAG TGCTTCGGCCTCCTGGGCGTAAACGGAGCAGGCAAAACAACCACGTTCAAGATGTTGACAGGCGACATCTGCGTCACCTCGGGCGACGCCTCGGTGGCTGGCTACAG CATTTTGACCAACATCCTGGACGTCCATCAGAACATGGGCTACTGCCCACAGTTCGATGCCATCGACGAGCTGCTGACGGGCAGGGAACACCTGCAGCTGTACGCCCGCCTGCGTGGGGTCCCCGAGTCGGAGATCAGCAGG GTTGCAGAGTGGGCCATCCAGAAGCTGGGGCTGTCAGAGTACGCGGGACGGAGCGCTGGGACCTACAGCGGCGGGAACAGGAGGAAGCTGTCCACGGCTATCGCCATGATCGGCTGCCCCGCTCTGGTGCTGCTG GATGAGCCCACTACAGGTATGGACCCTCTGTCCAGACGCTTCCTCTGGAACTCCATTATGAGTGCCATTCAGGACAGACGAGCCGTGGTTCTCACCTCTCACAG TATGGAGGAATGTGAGGCGCTGTGCACCCGCTTGGCCATTATGGTCAATGGATCCTTCAAGTGTCTTGGAACGATTCAGCACCTCAAATACAA ATTCGGTGATGGCTACGTGGTGACGATGAAGATCAGAAGCTCTGAGCCCGGTTGCTCCCCAGATCTGAACCCCGCTGAGGCCTTCATGGAGAGCACCTTCCCCGACTGCATCCAGAGAGAGAAGCACTACAATACTCTACAGTACaagatctcctcctcctctctggccaGGATCTTTCAAATGGTCCTGGCAAATAAAGACAAGCTGAACATAGAGGACTACTCAGTGTCACAGACCACTCTGGACCAG GTCTTTGTGAACTTTGCCAAGCAGCAGTCCAGGGAGGATGAGGCCATCGTGCTGCATCCTAAAGCAGCTGGAGCACAGCGGTATATTAACGCAGCGCCCACGAAGCCTGTGACGCAGTAA